One genomic region from Populus nigra chromosome 8, ddPopNigr1.1, whole genome shotgun sequence encodes:
- the LOC133702077 gene encoding chlorophyll a-b binding protein 7, chloroplastic-like isoform X2 yields the protein MAAVCASSAIAAVSISYCSSQKTGSLVGSTKASFVRGKKLRLKTYTSPNAARSVTVCVAADPDRPLWFPGSTPPPWLDGSLPGDFGFDPLGLGSDPETLRWNVQAELVHCRWAMLGAAGIFIPEFLTKIGILNTPSWYSAGEVEYFTDTTTLFIVELFFIGWAEGRRWADILKPGCVNTDPIFPNNKLTGTDVGYPGGLWFDPLGWGSGSPEKIKELRTKEIKNGRLAMLAVMGAWFQHIYTGTGPIDNLFAHLADPGHATVFAAFTPK from the exons ATGGCTGCTGTTTGTGCTTCTTCTGCCATTGCAGCCGTTTCCATCTCTT ATTGCAGTTCCCAGAAGACTGGATCCCTTGTCGGGTCAACAAAGGCTTCTTTTGTTAGGGGGAAGAAATTGAGACTGAAGACGTACACATCACCAAACGCAGCTCGATCAGTTACAGTTTGTGTTGCAGCTGACCCTGATAGACCCCTCTGGTTCCCAGGCAGCACCCCTCCTCCATGGCTTGATGGCAG CCTCCCCGGAGACTTTGGCTTTGATCCTCTAGGTCTTG GATCTGATCCTGAAACTCTAAGATGGAATGTGCAAGCAGAACTTGTTCACTGTAGATGGGCAATGTTAGGTGCTGCTGGTATTTTCATCCCAGAATTCCTAACAAAGATTGGCATCCTAAACACCCCGTCATGGTACAGTGCTGGAGAAGTTGAATACTTCACTGACACCACCACACTCTTCATTGTTGAGTTATTCTTTATTGGCTGGGCCGAGGGAAGAAGATGGGCTGATATTCTCAAGCCAGGGTGCGTTAACACTGATCCTATCTTCCCTAACAACAAACTCACTGGTACAGATGTTGGTTACCCAGGTGGGCTATGGTTTGACCCACTTGGATGGGGCAGTGGCTCTCCTGAGAAGATCAAGGAATTGAGGACAAAGGAGATCAAGAATGGAAGATTGGCTATGTTGGCTGTGATGGGTGCTTGGTTCCAACACATTTACACTGGCACCGGTCCTATTGACAACCTCTTTGCTCACCTAGCAGATCCTGGTCATGCCACCGTTTTTGCT GCTTTTACCCCCAAGTGA
- the LOC133702077 gene encoding chlorophyll a-b binding protein 7, chloroplastic-like isoform X1: MAAVCASSAIAAVSISSSSSQKTGSLVGSTKASFVRGKKLRLKTYTSPNAARSVTVCVAADPDRPLWFPGSTPPPWLDGSLPGDFGFDPLGLGSDPETLRWNVQAELVHCRWAMLGAAGIFIPEFLTKIGILNTPSWYSAGEVEYFTDTTTLFIVELFFIGWAEGRRWADILKPGCVNTDPIFPNNKLTGTDVGYPGGLWFDPLGWGSGSPEKIKELRTKEIKNGRLAMLAVMGAWFQHIYTGTGPIDNLFAHLADPGHATVFAAFTPK, encoded by the exons ATGGCTGCTGTTTGTGCTTCTTCTGCCATTGCAGCCGTTTCCATCTCTTCTTCCAG TTCCCAGAAGACTGGATCCCTTGTCGGGTCAACAAAGGCTTCTTTTGTTAGGGGGAAGAAATTGAGACTGAAGACGTACACATCACCAAACGCAGCTCGATCAGTTACAGTTTGTGTTGCAGCTGACCCTGATAGACCCCTCTGGTTCCCAGGCAGCACCCCTCCTCCATGGCTTGATGGCAG CCTCCCCGGAGACTTTGGCTTTGATCCTCTAGGTCTTG GATCTGATCCTGAAACTCTAAGATGGAATGTGCAAGCAGAACTTGTTCACTGTAGATGGGCAATGTTAGGTGCTGCTGGTATTTTCATCCCAGAATTCCTAACAAAGATTGGCATCCTAAACACCCCGTCATGGTACAGTGCTGGAGAAGTTGAATACTTCACTGACACCACCACACTCTTCATTGTTGAGTTATTCTTTATTGGCTGGGCCGAGGGAAGAAGATGGGCTGATATTCTCAAGCCAGGGTGCGTTAACACTGATCCTATCTTCCCTAACAACAAACTCACTGGTACAGATGTTGGTTACCCAGGTGGGCTATGGTTTGACCCACTTGGATGGGGCAGTGGCTCTCCTGAGAAGATCAAGGAATTGAGGACAAAGGAGATCAAGAATGGAAGATTGGCTATGTTGGCTGTGATGGGTGCTTGGTTCCAACACATTTACACTGGCACCGGTCCTATTGACAACCTCTTTGCTCACCTAGCAGATCCTGGTCATGCCACCGTTTTTGCT GCTTTTACCCCCAAGTGA